In Paenibacillus sp. BIC5C1, a genomic segment contains:
- a CDS encoding AraC family transcriptional regulator produces the protein MELFNYKKSQDVLALSASFTDFTYKKHCHEEYAVGVTLRGIQQYHLDGHYQASHKNGVMLFNREQSHDGSSYDKAGIDYVMLYLKPDLVEEILGKKELRFTCPIVYDPVLARSILMLNDAVQNGQDEAKCSELLLSLLQLLSQSEIDTKLWRPQDNLVRKAKEMMFCSIEDVLKLDDLCAEFNMSKFQFIREFKSHAGISPYQFFLNCKVERARQSIEMHKDVYSAVAECGFVDLTHLNRHFKRVFGITAYEYMLQLN, from the coding sequence ATGGAATTGTTTAACTATAAGAAATCACAGGACGTACTGGCTTTATCCGCCAGCTTTACGGATTTCACCTATAAAAAACATTGTCACGAGGAATATGCGGTTGGAGTAACCCTTCGCGGTATTCAGCAATACCATCTGGACGGACACTATCAAGCCTCCCACAAAAACGGCGTGATGTTATTCAACCGGGAACAGTCCCATGATGGAAGCTCCTACGACAAGGCCGGCATAGACTATGTCATGCTTTATCTGAAGCCGGATTTGGTCGAAGAGATTCTCGGGAAGAAGGAATTGCGTTTCACCTGTCCCATCGTTTATGACCCTGTGCTTGCACGAAGCATTCTGATGCTGAATGATGCCGTTCAAAACGGACAGGATGAAGCGAAGTGCAGCGAACTGCTCTTGAGCCTGTTGCAACTGCTGTCCCAGTCGGAAATCGACACCAAGCTATGGCGGCCTCAGGACAATCTGGTTCGAAAAGCGAAAGAAATGATGTTTTGCAGTATTGAAGATGTGCTGAAGCTGGATGACCTGTGTGCGGAATTCAACATGTCCAAGTTTCAATTTATCCGCGAGTTCAAGTCCCATGCCGGTATTTCCCCTTACCAGTTTTTCCTGAATTGCAAGGTGGAGCGTGCCAGACAGTCCATTGAAATGCATAAGGATGTTTACTCCGCCGTAGCCGAATGTGGTTTTGTCGACCTGACTCATCTGAACAGACACTTTAAACGAGTATTCGGTATTACGGCTTATGAATATATGCTGCAGTTAAACTAA
- a CDS encoding phosphatase PAP2 family protein gives MNQNWKKNISIPLLVAALCLIAFVSIALSISDNQIHVFDDTLIGWIQGMESPGMTRLMQLFTWIGSEVPVVVITILAMLVLYIYLRHKRELLFLACVIAGSTLLNALIKLVFQRARPTINRIIEVSGYSFPSGHSMAAFSLYGGLAFLIWKHVPTATGRVLMIIVSAIFILTIGMSRIYLGVHYPSDVVGGYFLSGCWLAICIWFYQRHLERLSLLQSKSLA, from the coding sequence TTGAATCAAAATTGGAAAAAGAATATCTCCATCCCGCTGCTCGTTGCAGCGTTATGCCTCATTGCATTTGTAAGTATCGCCCTGTCCATCAGCGACAACCAGATCCACGTCTTTGACGATACTTTGATTGGCTGGATTCAGGGCATGGAATCACCCGGAATGACACGATTGATGCAGCTCTTTACCTGGATTGGCAGCGAGGTGCCTGTAGTTGTCATTACCATTCTCGCCATGCTTGTGCTGTATATCTACCTCAGGCACAAACGCGAGCTGCTCTTCCTGGCCTGTGTTATTGCGGGCTCGACTTTGTTAAATGCATTGATTAAGCTGGTATTCCAGCGCGCCAGACCTACGATTAACCGGATTATTGAGGTGAGTGGTTATAGCTTCCCCAGTGGACATTCAATGGCAGCGTTCAGCTTGTATGGCGGCCTGGCCTTCTTAATCTGGAAGCATGTACCGACAGCGACTGGACGTGTACTCATGATTATTGTGAGTGCAATCTTTATCCTGACGATTGGAATGAGTCGAATTTATCTGGGGGTACACTATCCCAGCGATGTCGTGGGCGGGTACTTTCTGAGTGGATGTTGGCTTGCCATATGCATATGGTTCTATCAGCGACATCTGGAACGTCTTTCCCTGTTACAGTCCAAATCTCTCGCTTAG
- a CDS encoding class I SAM-dependent methyltransferase produces the protein MQDIRRNNVERFKGFGTLYDQNRPAAPTEVVDILTNYLGSKPRMVADVGCGTGLSSWIWLNEAERVIGIEPSDDMRAVAESKWEAAGKPDHLRFVSGLSHELGLPDGSVDIVTCSQSFHWMEPQSTLREFARVLRPGGIFAAYDCDWPPVVDWQLEQAYLHLNTEADHRAASLAPQENQAHKWSKDGHLQQIQQSGLFRYSREIVFHHRETFDADRYVNLALSQGGLQTAVKLGATDLLEVADEFRQLATRIFNGESRQVLFSYRMRLGIV, from the coding sequence ATGCAAGACATTAGACGTAACAATGTGGAACGATTCAAAGGTTTTGGTACGTTATATGACCAGAATCGGCCTGCTGCGCCCACCGAGGTCGTAGATATTCTGACGAATTATTTGGGCAGCAAACCTCGCATGGTCGCAGATGTTGGCTGTGGTACCGGCTTATCGTCATGGATTTGGCTAAATGAGGCAGAACGTGTTATTGGCATCGAGCCAAGTGATGATATGAGAGCTGTCGCAGAGTCCAAGTGGGAAGCGGCAGGCAAACCGGACCATCTTCGCTTTGTCTCCGGCCTCTCCCACGAACTGGGACTACCTGATGGCAGTGTGGATATCGTGACCTGCTCACAGTCGTTCCACTGGATGGAGCCCCAGTCTACACTGCGCGAATTTGCGCGTGTACTGCGTCCAGGAGGCATATTTGCTGCATACGACTGTGACTGGCCACCAGTGGTCGATTGGCAACTGGAACAAGCCTATTTGCATTTGAATACGGAGGCAGATCACCGAGCTGCCAGTCTGGCTCCCCAGGAAAATCAAGCACATAAATGGAGTAAAGACGGACATTTGCAACAGATTCAGCAGTCCGGCTTGTTCCGTTATTCGCGTGAAATTGTGTTTCATCATCGGGAAACATTCGATGCGGACCGATACGTCAATCTGGCGCTAAGCCAAGGCGGCTTGCAAACGGCAGTGAAACTCGGAGCCACTGATCTGCTTGAAGTAGCAGACGAATTCAGACAGCTGGCTACTCGCATATTTAACGGGGAATCGAGACAAGTTCTCTTCTCTTATCGGATGCGCCTTGGCATCGTCTGA
- a CDS encoding LysE family translocator, whose amino-acid sequence MNLTSFFIYCIVVSFTPGPSNIVILTSVGQVGTRKTMEYVWGATVAFGLLLAASALLNHVLAEVLPGILKVMQILGSVYMIYLAYQVYKMGATEKASQQVTGFVNGLIMQFVNPKVVLFTFTVIPSYVLPYYDSAMSTFLFVIIITIISFLAYSSWAVFGSVFRTLLNRHQKAVSILMALFLLYSAIMVSGII is encoded by the coding sequence ATGAATCTTACATCTTTTTTCATCTATTGCATTGTCGTTTCCTTCACACCTGGTCCCAGCAATATTGTGATTCTCACTTCCGTCGGGCAAGTTGGGACCCGGAAAACGATGGAATATGTGTGGGGAGCCACTGTTGCATTTGGCTTATTACTTGCTGCTTCTGCTCTTCTCAATCATGTTCTCGCTGAGGTATTGCCTGGTATTCTCAAAGTGATGCAGATCCTGGGTAGTGTTTATATGATATATCTGGCTTATCAAGTCTATAAAATGGGTGCCACCGAGAAGGCATCGCAGCAAGTTACGGGATTTGTGAACGGGTTAATCATGCAGTTTGTGAATCCCAAAGTGGTTCTGTTCACGTTCACAGTTATTCCGAGCTATGTTCTGCCATACTACGACAGCGCCATGTCAACGTTTCTGTTCGTGATCATCATTACCATCATCAGCTTCTTGGCCTATTCCAGTTGGGCCGTGTTTGGCTCCGTCTTCAGAACCTTACTCAATCGTCATCAAAAAGCAGTGAGTATCCTAATGGCCCTTTTTTTGTTATACTCAGCCATTATGGTATCGGGAATCATCTAA
- a CDS encoding helix-turn-helix transcriptional regulator, whose amino-acid sequence MENNRLFRMLLLLLEKKKATAPELARLFEISVRTVYRDIDRLSAAGIPVYTTTGKHGGIHLMDNFVMDKSLLSEDDQNEILLGLYSVSAIPHLNTAHMLKRLTALFDHKLDWIEFDFSPWGSIPLQERELFNQVKQAIFTNQWITFHYVNSDGEKSVPTVAPLKLLFKNSTWYFKGYIHDEHDRNEFQTFKMKRITQLEFLPRVPRNNINIVSPENETHVTINQVALELSFSNSIAYRVYDFFEPSRVEKDPDGRLRVALELNEGEWLYSFLMSFGSDLTVVKPPHIGQELLRRHIKAVEHLQQVVNNRLENE is encoded by the coding sequence ATGGAAAATAACCGATTATTCAGAATGCTATTGCTGTTATTGGAGAAAAAGAAAGCTACCGCCCCCGAGCTCGCGCGTTTGTTCGAGATATCCGTACGCACGGTATACCGTGATATCGACAGACTGAGTGCGGCGGGTATTCCCGTATACACGACAACCGGAAAGCATGGAGGCATCCATCTCATGGACAACTTTGTCATGGACAAATCCCTGTTGTCCGAAGATGATCAGAATGAAATTTTGCTTGGATTATATAGCGTCAGCGCCATCCCTCACCTTAACACTGCCCATATGCTCAAACGTTTAACCGCCTTGTTTGATCACAAGCTGGATTGGATCGAGTTCGATTTTTCACCATGGGGCAGCATTCCACTGCAGGAGAGGGAACTGTTCAATCAGGTCAAACAGGCGATCTTCACGAATCAATGGATTACGTTCCACTATGTCAATTCGGATGGAGAGAAGAGTGTTCCGACGGTTGCACCTCTCAAACTTTTGTTCAAGAACAGTACATGGTATTTCAAAGGGTACATCCACGACGAGCACGACCGAAACGAATTTCAGACGTTCAAAATGAAACGAATTACCCAGCTGGAATTCCTGCCGAGGGTTCCCAGAAACAACATAAACATTGTATCACCGGAAAATGAGACTCACGTCACAATCAACCAAGTCGCTCTGGAGCTATCGTTCTCCAATTCTATTGCATATAGGGTGTATGATTTTTTTGAACCGTCACGCGTTGAAAAAGATCCCGATGGCAGGCTGCGTGTTGCCCTTGAACTGAATGAGGGAGAGTGGCTTTATTCCTTCCTGATGTCGTTTGGATCTGACCTGACTGTAGTCAAGCCTCCGCACATTGGACAAGAACTGCTCAGACGACATATAAAAGCGGTAGAACATTTACAGCAGGTCGTTAACAACAGGTTGGAAAATGAATGA
- a CDS encoding DNA glycosylase AlkZ-like family protein, which yields MTTALRMNKKIVRRFLLHTQSLLGRWPAATLPSSPEQVMQLIRSLGCVQIDPVAAVTGNQHLVLGARDPGYTSEYLHTLLSDHKVFEYFANAACVIPIEDYAMFEPVRARLRDRLAPSLQGLENTVQHVLKRLEEEGPLPSRAFRAVERVSGYWDNADAPKTKDTSLALNLLLDSAAIRVVARQGNERYFQITESGLLEQGQSMAAEIDILAQRQALMDKYIHAYRVVDVRDPRLGWMKSTAAERRNDMAARVADGRMIPLEVEDVGTPYYIRAEDEGLLLEMEKEDTHYDPTGPVRFLPPLDNLLWRRERIVDLFDFHYKWEIYTPEVKRTYGYYAMPILHGDQLIGRMDPRLDRKTGVLTVRLLSMEETAPPVEEWIADFREGLQFFATMHGARSITVEKTVPKGLKKQLKSIL from the coding sequence ATGACAACAGCGCTTCGCATGAATAAGAAAATCGTTCGGCGTTTTTTGCTGCACACACAATCTTTATTGGGACGATGGCCAGCCGCCACCTTGCCTTCTAGTCCTGAACAGGTGATGCAGTTGATCCGCTCCCTTGGCTGTGTGCAGATTGATCCTGTCGCTGCCGTAACCGGAAATCAGCATTTGGTGCTTGGAGCTCGTGATCCAGGCTATACCTCCGAATATTTACATACGTTGTTAAGTGATCATAAAGTGTTCGAATATTTTGCCAATGCTGCATGTGTTATTCCGATCGAAGATTATGCAATGTTTGAACCTGTACGTGCCCGATTACGGGATCGACTGGCTCCGTCACTGCAAGGGCTGGAGAATACGGTGCAGCATGTGCTGAAGCGTTTGGAAGAAGAGGGGCCGTTACCCTCCAGAGCTTTTCGTGCTGTCGAACGGGTGAGTGGATATTGGGACAATGCAGATGCGCCTAAAACGAAAGACACCTCGTTAGCGTTGAACTTGCTGCTGGATTCGGCTGCCATTCGTGTCGTGGCAAGGCAGGGCAATGAGCGTTATTTTCAAATTACTGAATCCGGATTGTTGGAGCAGGGCCAATCCATGGCAGCGGAGATCGATATCTTGGCTCAGAGGCAAGCTCTGATGGACAAGTACATTCATGCCTATCGGGTCGTGGACGTGCGAGATCCACGATTGGGCTGGATGAAATCCACCGCTGCTGAACGTCGGAATGATATGGCTGCACGTGTTGCAGATGGTCGCATGATCCCACTGGAGGTAGAGGACGTTGGGACGCCTTACTACATCCGTGCAGAAGATGAGGGTTTGTTGCTTGAGATGGAAAAGGAAGATACACATTATGATCCAACAGGTCCGGTACGATTCCTTCCCCCGCTGGACAATCTGCTGTGGAGACGGGAACGGATTGTGGATTTATTTGATTTCCATTATAAATGGGAGATTTACACACCAGAGGTGAAACGAACCTACGGCTATTACGCCATGCCCATACTTCACGGAGACCAGCTGATTGGACGTATGGACCCGCGACTCGATCGCAAAACGGGCGTGCTGACGGTTCGGTTGTTATCGATGGAAGAGACTGCTCCGCCTGTGGAGGAATGGATCGCGGATTTTCGGGAGGGACTGCAGTTCTTTGCAACGATGCATGGAGCGCGATCCATCACGGTAGAGAAGACGGTGCCGAAGGGGTTAAAAAAGCAACTCAAGTCAATCTTATAG
- the mgtE gene encoding magnesium transporter, whose product MNRSHPKKDFSVEEITELLVQFVQTQNLTEFYKWAKELHPYDLSLIYKKFPEQETKRFLLLFKPDVLADMAEALTLHEQVHLFEQLGPERTLEVMQQMDKSDLIRFMHDLPLQRREELLSNMNLDHSAIIRSVLNYPPETAGRIMTDRYRTLLSHETAKEALRESQATLHIPATSYLYVTDDEGKLVGVVSYQSLAQADDNTKVEELMTRRVIHATVDMDQEEAAQLLQRYEFMALPVVDENRRLCGVIQMDDVIDIIMDEASEDIAKMGGGSKDIDFDTKPLVAVRRRLPWLILLLFIGLISGSIVDFFEDTLNQVVALAFFMPMIAGMTGNTGTQSLAVVVRGLIGRKLDKATVLALIGREIKVGTMIGLVCGLLITVIAYFWQGDWLLGAIIGVSLFFTLVIGTLTGTCIPLLLSRFKVDPAVASGPLITTLNDILSLFIYFGIATRFLDALM is encoded by the coding sequence ATGAACCGATCCCATCCCAAAAAAGATTTTTCGGTTGAAGAGATTACGGAGCTCCTTGTGCAATTCGTACAAACCCAAAACTTGACCGAATTTTACAAATGGGCCAAAGAACTGCATCCCTATGACCTTTCTCTCATATATAAAAAGTTCCCTGAACAAGAGACGAAACGCTTCTTGCTTTTATTCAAACCGGACGTTCTCGCCGACATGGCAGAAGCGCTCACGCTCCACGAACAGGTGCATCTGTTCGAACAGTTAGGCCCGGAGCGCACGCTTGAAGTCATGCAGCAAATGGACAAAAGTGATCTGATTCGCTTCATGCATGATCTGCCCCTCCAACGCAGAGAAGAATTGTTGTCCAATATGAATCTCGACCATTCAGCCATTATCCGCTCCGTGCTGAACTATCCACCGGAAACGGCTGGACGGATCATGACCGATCGGTACCGTACCCTGTTATCGCATGAAACCGCGAAGGAAGCACTGAGAGAATCGCAAGCCACCCTGCACATTCCTGCAACCAGTTATCTGTATGTCACCGATGACGAAGGCAAACTAGTAGGAGTCGTGAGTTATCAATCCCTTGCTCAGGCAGATGACAACACCAAAGTGGAAGAGCTGATGACCCGGCGTGTCATCCATGCAACAGTTGATATGGACCAGGAAGAAGCTGCGCAGCTGCTGCAACGTTATGAGTTTATGGCTCTACCTGTCGTAGATGAAAACCGCAGATTATGCGGTGTGATCCAAATGGATGATGTCATTGATATTATTATGGACGAAGCCAGTGAAGACATCGCCAAGATGGGTGGCGGTAGTAAAGATATCGATTTTGACACCAAACCACTGGTTGCTGTCAGACGTCGCCTTCCTTGGCTCATTTTATTGTTATTTATCGGACTGATCTCGGGCAGCATCGTGGATTTTTTCGAGGACACGCTGAATCAGGTTGTGGCACTGGCGTTCTTCATGCCCATGATAGCCGGTATGACGGGGAATACGGGTACACAATCCCTTGCAGTGGTTGTACGTGGCTTGATTGGACGCAAGCTGGACAAGGCCACAGTGCTCGCGCTAATTGGCCGGGAGATTAAGGTAGGCACAATGATTGGACTGGTATGCGGGTTGCTCATTACGGTCATCGCCTATTTTTGGCAAGGTGACTGGCTGCTCGGAGCGATTATTGGAGTATCACTATTCTTTACCCTCGTAATTGGAACACTGACCGGTACTTGCATTCCTCTCCTGCTTAGTCGATTCAAAGTAGATCCTGCGGTCGCCTCCGGCCCATTAATCACAACGCTGAATGATATTTTATCGTTGTTCATCTATTTCGGCATCGCAACCCGTTTTCTGGATGCCTTAATGTAA
- a CDS encoding XRE family transcriptional regulator, with protein sequence MLKERIEFLSKRKQISRKDLVEGLVTQAHFANILADRYPLPEDLAEAIASRLGVTTSYLLNASAQDEETLARAEAIFEQMSVPASVIAEDIVHALEDRDDALTVELTTALMKGVYYQQLNDASAHEYIHTSYLNFYLEKYGRPDDVDLPRPLAKALLYYKVQYYRSKLASVDVLTHATRLSELALPGSEFWLSVQNIKMEAYIQVKQYEEAKQVFDLTMRHVYDQRLFHRLSGLYVAYSGYCFAMGLVQEALSALTMAEANLVYAGNQGDLVTAIANNRIVMLTMTGELDQAQSEIERFESLLQQEPEETQQAMKPLVSVYRCEVALARKNWGVLAQSVDQLLNSATTQDQQMSATFYQSHLALAHGDREVFMERALACLPYFESVQHVMRLEPLYEGMAVVSEDQRKYKEAAMYYRKLVYLLRKK encoded by the coding sequence ATGCTGAAGGAACGGATTGAATTTCTGAGCAAAAGAAAACAAATCTCCCGTAAAGACCTCGTGGAAGGACTGGTTACGCAGGCTCACTTTGCCAATATTCTGGCCGATCGTTATCCACTCCCTGAAGATCTGGCAGAGGCTATTGCGTCACGTCTTGGCGTAACGACTTCCTATCTGTTAAACGCTTCTGCACAGGATGAAGAAACATTGGCGCGGGCAGAGGCTATTTTTGAACAAATGTCAGTTCCAGCTTCGGTGATTGCAGAAGATATCGTGCACGCACTTGAGGATCGGGATGATGCGCTGACAGTAGAGCTGACCACGGCCTTAATGAAGGGGGTCTATTACCAACAATTAAATGATGCATCCGCTCATGAATATATACATACATCCTATCTGAATTTTTATCTGGAGAAGTACGGCCGTCCTGACGATGTGGATCTGCCGCGTCCGCTAGCGAAGGCGTTATTATATTACAAAGTGCAGTACTATCGTTCCAAGCTTGCCTCTGTAGATGTGTTAACACATGCAACCAGGCTCAGTGAATTGGCCCTTCCTGGAAGTGAATTCTGGCTGTCTGTGCAAAATATCAAGATGGAAGCCTACATTCAGGTCAAACAGTATGAAGAGGCCAAGCAGGTATTCGATCTCACCATGAGACATGTCTATGATCAGCGGCTGTTTCATCGGTTGTCCGGCTTATATGTGGCGTACAGCGGATATTGCTTTGCGATGGGACTGGTACAGGAGGCGCTCTCGGCATTGACCATGGCAGAGGCGAATCTGGTGTATGCCGGTAATCAGGGCGATCTGGTCACTGCCATTGCGAATAATCGAATTGTCATGTTAACCATGACGGGGGAGCTGGATCAGGCGCAGTCGGAGATCGAGCGATTCGAATCCCTGTTGCAGCAGGAACCCGAAGAAACCCAGCAGGCCATGAAGCCGTTAGTGAGTGTGTATCGGTGTGAAGTGGCACTGGCACGAAAAAACTGGGGTGTACTTGCGCAAAGTGTGGATCAACTGTTGAATAGTGCAACAACTCAGGATCAGCAGATGAGTGCAACCTTCTACCAGAGCCATCTGGCTCTTGCGCATGGAGATCGTGAAGTATTCATGGAGCGTGCGCTCGCGTGTCTGCCTTATTTTGAGTCCGTGCAGCATGTCATGCGTCTTGAACCTTTATATGAGGGAATGGCTGTGGTATCCGAGGATCAGCGAAAATATAAGGAAGCCGCCATGTATTATCGCAAGCTGGTCTACCTGTTACGCAAAAAATAG
- a CDS encoding glycoside hydrolase family 1 protein gives MSMKDGFFWGGATAANQFEGGWDKGGKGPSTSDMMTGGTHTTPRRITPVLEEGTYYPSHEAVDFYGHYKEDIALMAEMGFKMFRMSINWSRIYPNGYDLEPNEEGLQFYDNVFAELKKYNIEPLVTISHYETPFGLTQKYNGWASREVIDCYIRYCTTLFTRYKDQVKYWLTFNEINCLTMPMGAYMAAGILFEGKETLIDGVDDPQTRFQALHHQFVASAKAVKLGHEINPDFQIGCMVAFMTTYPNTCNPDDILLAQKKDQLSNMICGDVQVRGAYPGFAKRFFAEEGIQIEMQPEDAQTLREGCVDFYSFSYYMSLVESADESLDRAEGNLLGGIKNPYLEASDWGWQIDPKGLRYTLNHLYDRYQIPLMVVENGLGAVDVVEEDGSIQDDYRIDYLRGHIEQMKEAVADGVDLIAYTMWGCIDLVSASTGEMKKRYGFIHVNKDNDGNGDLSRTPKKSFHWYKKVIESNGEEL, from the coding sequence ATGTCGATGAAAGACGGATTTTTCTGGGGTGGCGCAACGGCTGCCAATCAGTTTGAAGGTGGATGGGACAAGGGTGGTAAAGGCCCAAGTACTTCCGATATGATGACGGGTGGAACGCACACGACACCGCGGCGGATTACACCTGTACTGGAAGAGGGCACGTATTATCCGAGCCATGAAGCGGTTGATTTCTATGGTCACTACAAAGAGGATATTGCCCTGATGGCCGAAATGGGCTTCAAAATGTTCCGCATGTCCATTAACTGGTCCAGAATCTACCCGAACGGTTATGATCTGGAGCCAAACGAAGAGGGATTGCAGTTCTATGACAACGTCTTTGCCGAGTTGAAAAAATACAACATTGAGCCGCTCGTGACCATTTCTCACTACGAGACACCATTTGGTCTGACCCAGAAATATAACGGCTGGGCTTCCCGCGAAGTGATTGATTGTTATATTCGATATTGTACAACCCTCTTCACCCGCTACAAAGATCAGGTGAAATACTGGCTGACCTTCAATGAGATCAACTGTCTGACGATGCCAATGGGTGCTTACATGGCTGCAGGTATCCTGTTTGAAGGTAAAGAGACACTGATCGATGGTGTTGATGATCCACAGACCCGCTTCCAGGCGCTGCATCACCAGTTTGTTGCAAGTGCAAAAGCGGTGAAGCTGGGACATGAAATCAATCCTGATTTCCAAATCGGCTGTATGGTCGCTTTCATGACAACATATCCGAATACATGCAACCCGGACGATATTTTGCTCGCGCAGAAGAAGGACCAGCTGTCCAACATGATCTGTGGAGACGTACAGGTTCGTGGAGCATACCCTGGATTCGCCAAACGTTTCTTCGCCGAAGAAGGCATCCAGATCGAGATGCAGCCGGAAGATGCACAGACTTTGCGTGAAGGCTGCGTAGATTTCTATTCCTTCAGCTATTACATGTCCTTGGTCGAGAGTGCGGATGAGTCGTTGGATAGAGCAGAGGGGAATCTGCTGGGCGGCATCAAAAATCCGTATCTGGAAGCTTCCGATTGGGGCTGGCAGATCGATCCGAAAGGATTGCGTTACACGCTGAATCACCTGTATGACCGTTATCAGATTCCATTGATGGTTGTGGAGAACGGATTGGGTGCAGTGGATGTTGTGGAGGAAGATGGCTCCATTCAGGATGACTATCGGATTGATTATTTGAGAGGTCATATTGAACAAATGAAAGAAGCCGTTGCCGACGGTGTGGATCTTATCGCTTACACGATGTGGGGATGTATCGACTTGGTCAGCGCATCCACGGGCGAGATGAAGAAGCGTTATGGCTTCATTCATGTGAACAAGGACAATGATGGCAATGGTGATCTGAGCAGAACACCGAAGAAGAGTTTCCACTGGTACAAAAAAGTTATTGAATCCAATGGCGAGGAGCTCTAA
- the fabV gene encoding enoyl-ACP reductase FabV has protein sequence MIIKPRTRGFICTTSHPVGCSAQVQEQIDYVKSKPQLNGPRNVLVIGASTGYGLASRVVSAFGAGANTIGIYRPSSSTEKRTASAGWYNSAAFEKAAEEAGLKSYSITGDAFANETREKTVELIRSELGQVDLVVYSVASARRTDPNTGEVFNSVLKPIGQSYTNKTVNFHTGEVTSVTIDPASEEEIRQTVAVMGGDDWELWMDALQQGGVLADNATTIAFSYIGPELTHAIYRDGSIGQAKNHLEATAHKLNDRLSAKGGRAYLTVAKALVTQSSSAIPVVPLYISALYKVMKEKGLHEGCIEQLQRLFADRLYAGGEVPTDEAGRIRIDDWEMRADVQEEVAKLWNELTTENIYDLSDLVGYRQEFFQLFGFETDGVDYEADVDPNVEVPHLR, from the coding sequence ATGATTATTAAACCAAGAACACGTGGTTTTATTTGTACAACTTCCCATCCTGTAGGCTGCTCTGCACAAGTCCAGGAACAAATTGATTATGTAAAATCCAAACCGCAACTGAACGGACCGCGTAACGTACTCGTCATCGGAGCATCTACAGGATATGGGCTCGCTTCGCGCGTCGTATCCGCATTCGGCGCCGGAGCTAACACTATCGGCATTTACCGCCCAAGCAGCTCCACTGAAAAACGTACAGCTTCAGCAGGCTGGTACAACTCCGCTGCATTTGAGAAAGCTGCGGAAGAAGCAGGACTGAAATCATACAGCATCACAGGTGATGCCTTTGCCAACGAAACCAGAGAAAAGACCGTTGAACTGATTCGCAGTGAACTCGGTCAGGTTGATCTGGTTGTCTACAGCGTAGCATCGGCACGCCGTACCGATCCGAATACTGGTGAAGTATTCAACTCCGTGCTCAAACCGATTGGACAATCCTACACGAACAAAACAGTCAATTTCCATACGGGAGAAGTGACGTCCGTTACGATTGATCCGGCATCCGAAGAAGAAATTCGCCAGACGGTGGCTGTGATGGGCGGAGATGATTGGGAACTGTGGATGGATGCCTTGCAACAAGGTGGCGTACTCGCCGACAACGCAACAACCATTGCCTTTTCTTACATCGGTCCTGAACTTACGCATGCGATCTATCGTGATGGTTCCATCGGTCAGGCCAAAAACCATCTGGAAGCGACAGCCCACAAGCTGAATGATCGTCTGAGTGCAAAGGGCGGACGTGCTTACCTAACCGTAGCCAAAGCATTGGTAACCCAATCAAGCTCCGCAATTCCAGTGGTGCCATTGTATATCTCTGCATTGTACAAAGTCATGAAGGAAAAAGGCTTGCATGAAGGCTGCATCGAGCAATTACAGCGCCTGTTCGCTGATCGCCTGTATGCAGGAGGAGAAGTCCCGACCGATGAAGCAGGACGTATTCGTATTGATGACTGGGAGATGAGAGCAGACGTTCAGGAAGAAGTGGCGAAGCTCTGGAACGAGCTGACCACCGAAAATATCTACGATCTTTCCGATTTGGTCGGATACCGTCAGGAGTTCTTCCAGCTATTCGGTTTCGAAACCGACGGCGTGGATTATGAAGCAGATGTTGATCCAAATGTTGAAGTACCACATCTGCGTTAA